Proteins co-encoded in one Nitrospinota bacterium genomic window:
- a CDS encoding 4a-hydroxytetrahydrobiopterin dehydratase: MDFTSRKCRPLKAGTPPMPPGSIATALQAVPGWELKDGVITREFAFKNHYEAIAFVNAVAWVSHTENHHPDMSIGYNRCRIGYATHSVGGISENDFICAATVNALAGMDDKLK, translated from the coding sequence ATGGACTTCACCAGCCGCAAATGCCGGCCGCTGAAAGCGGGCACACCCCCGATGCCCCCCGGCTCCATCGCCACGGCGCTTCAGGCCGTTCCCGGCTGGGAACTGAAAGACGGGGTCATCACCCGCGAATTCGCTTTTAAAAATCACTACGAAGCCATCGCCTTCGTCAACGCCGTGGCTTGGGTCTCGCACACCGAGAACCACCACCCGGATATGTCCATTGGGTACAACCGGTGCCGGATCGGCTACGCCACCCACTCGGTGGGAGGAATCTCGGAAAACGACTTCATCTGCGCCGCGACGGTGAACGCGCTGGCCGGGATGGATGACAAATTAAAATAA